The following is a genomic window from Meiothermus sp. QL-1.
ACCCAGCGCAGCAAGTCCACCCCCACCGACCTGGTGACCCAAGCCGACCAGGAGTCGGAGGCGGCCATCCGCGAGCTCATCGCCGCGCGCTTTCCTGACCATGTGGTGCTGGGGGAGGAGGCAGGGCAGGAGGGGGAGGGGGCCTTTCGCTGGATTGTGGACCCGCTGGACGGCACGGTGAACTACGCCCATGGGTTTCCCTTCTACGCGGTGAGCATCGGCCTCGAGGTGGGGGGCGAGGTGGTGCTGGGGGTGATACTGGACACCGCCCGGGGTGAGCTTTTCACCGCTACCAAGGGGGGCGGGGCCTATCTGAATGGGCGGCCCATCCGGGTCTCGAGCCGCGACCAACTCTTGGGTAGCCTGCTGGCCACCGGTTTCGCCTACGACGTGCACAAGGACCCGGAGAACGTCCACTACTTCCAGCGGGCCCTGGCCAAAGGGTTGATGGTGCGCCGGCCCGGGGCCGCCGCCCTCGACCTGGCCTATGTGGCCGCCGGTCGGCTGGACGGCTTCTGGGAGGTCAAGCTCAACCCCTGGGACGTGGCCGCGGGCTGGCGGATTCTCCTGGAAGCAGGGGGGCAGATGACGGGGCTGGAGGGGGAGGCCTACCGGCTTGGCAACCGCTACCTGGTGGCCACCAACGGCCTGATCCACCAGGCCCTCCTGGACACCCTTCACGGCCGGTAGGGCCTGGCCTGCCAGGGGTCTTCCGGCCAGGGGTGCTTGGGGTAGCGGCCTCGCAGCTCCTTGCGCACCTCGGGGTAGGTGTTCTCCCAGAAGCTCCGCAGGTCCTGGGTGATTTGGACGGGGCGCCCGGCAGGGGAGAGCAGGTGCAGCATCACGGGGGTGCGCCCCTCGTTGATCCGGGGGGTCTCGGCCAGGCCGAACAGCTCCTGGATCCTTACCGCCAACACAGGTGGGCGGCCATCGGGGAAGTAGGTGAGGCGAACGCGGGCCCCGCTGGGGACCTGGAGGCGGGTAGGGGCCAGGGCCTCGAGCCGCTCAGAGAGGGGCCAAGGCACCAGGCCCCTGAGCAGCTCTTCGAGGGGCAGGCGGGCGAAGTCCTCCCGGCGGCTCACCGGTGAAAGCCAGGGGAGGAGCCAGTCCTCCAGGGTTTCCAGCAGGTGGGCTTCGGATAGGTTGGGCCAGGCCTCCAAGGGCCGCCAGTGCCGCAGGCTCTCCACCCGAGCCTGCCACTGGCGGAGGGCTTCCGTCCAGGGCAAGAGGGCCAGCCCCTTCTGCCGCACCACCCGGCAGAGGAGGGGACCTTTCTGTTCCAGGGAGGGCTCCAGCGCCTCTCGGAACAGCACTAGCTCGCCCACCCGCTGCTGCCGCTCGGCCACCACACCCCGCTGTTCGTCCCACTCCACCACCTCCACCGTGCGGGCCAGGGGGAGCAGGGCCTCCGGCTCAAGCGGCGCGGCCAGGAAGATGCGCCCTTCTTCCACCCCTGCGTCCAGGTGGGCCACCGCCAGCCAGGGGGCCCCGGCCAGGGGGTCGTTCGGGGAGAGGCGCACCCCCCGTCCACTGACCAGCCGGTAGCGCAGCCGCTCGCCCGGGCGCAGGACCGCCAGCCGGTCGGGGTAGGCCAGGGCCAGGAGCCGGCCCACCGCCAGGGGGTCAGGGGGGTCCTTCAGGGGGGCTACCCCCAGCTGGGCGCGCCACCGCCGACTGAGCCGCTCGATGCGGCCAAGCAGGGCTTCGTCGGCCCCCGGGTTC
Proteins encoded in this region:
- a CDS encoding inositol monophosphatase family protein; this translates as MDLRPYLETALEAAYLAQGIHQYYQAKGFTQRSKSTPTDLVTQADQESEAAIRELIAARFPDHVVLGEEAGQEGEGAFRWIVDPLDGTVNYAHGFPFYAVSIGLEVGGEVVLGVILDTARGELFTATKGGGAYLNGRPIRVSSRDQLLGSLLATGFAYDVHKDPENVHYFQRALAKGLMVRRPGAAALDLAYVAAGRLDGFWEVKLNPWDVAAGWRILLEAGGQMTGLEGEAYRLGNRYLVATNGLIHQALLDTLHGR